ACGCCTAACACATTTCCTTCATCCTGACTTTGTAAAATCACCTCAGGCATGGTGAGCAATACATTTTCAACACTGACTTGCGGATAGTCACTGGCGGCATCATAAAATACATTATCACCATGACAAGCCTCAATTATATATTGGATCCAACTGCCTTTAGCGACCGTCATTAACGGCGTTGACCATAACTGATAAAACACCTTTACTGGCGACTTTAATTGATTTTCAGCACGGATATCCGCTAGCTGGTGACGATAGTTTGCTGCGACTTTAGCGGCTTTATCTTGATTGCCAGTAAGTTCACCGAGTGCCTCTAATTCACTGGCCACGTCGTCAAGGTTCTTGGGGTCGCTGTTAAATACATTAAACCCTAATCGTTTGATTTGATTTATATCTTCTAGCTTATTACCACTTTGCCACACGACAATTAAATCTGGCTCCAGCTCAATAATACGTTCAATCTGAATGCCATAATAGCCGCCAATCCGCGGGATGTGTTTAGCCGCTTGGGGAAAATCGGCATGATCTGTAGTTGCAACTATCAACTCGCCAGCGCCAATGGCATAAAGCATTTCAACCGCATGAGGAGATAAAGCAATAATTTTTAGCGGCTGTTTATTTGAAGCCTGCGCTAAAGGCGTAAATAGCCAAAGCATCACACTTAATAAACCCAAAATGCCAATATGGCGCATAATCTTCTCCATTAATACACAAACTCCTGATTTATTACCAATGATGCTGTTTAGCATAATCGACTAAGTTTTTAGGTCGATATTCACTATCTTGCTGCCAACGCAGCTTAACAGAAGGGTGAACTAAAATAGATTCAACGGCTGTTAATTGCCTATAAGTTTTCGTTTTGATCCGATAAAACTTACGCCGTGAGTTAACCAGCTTAGCCAACGGGTTAGGCACAATACCACTCAACAAATGGTTTTCAATACTTAATCCAAATAATCTTGCTTGCTCCATCATCCACTGCAAAGGGATGTCTGATAATGAACTGCCATCCTCATCGGGTGGATAACTGCCTCCGACATTACTGTGGGAGCCTGCAAACCAAACTTGTTGAATATCGGTGGAATTTCGAGGTGACCATATCGTCGGAGCAAAGTCTTGGCGATGCTCATCAATGGCTAACGCATGACGAGCAACATTAACGTTAGGGCCGATTTTGGTATCATAAAACTCATCTTTATCTTCAAACAGCCCTAAAAATGAAATCGGGATCCCCATTGCGCCAACCGTATCCCACACACCAATGAATGCGATATCACTAGAAGGATGGGAATATTTGGCTCTAAACGCCACAGATTTAGTGCCATCAGGTGCGTATTTACTATCTTGCGTTTTGTAATGCTCAAACGCTTGCTGAATATACTTAGCTTCAGGGCGTTTAATAATTCCGCAATTATAAATCAATCCTGATAAACACCGCACAGTATAAGCACCACGGCTAAAGCCAAATAGCCATATTTCATCACCGGGTGCATAGTTTTGTACGATATAGCGATAGCCATCCATAATGTTTTTGTGTAAGCCCCGCCCGGTTGCGCCAGCCACAAAAGCATCGTGATAAGAACCAATACCCCAATCATAAAAAACCTGCTGCAACTTACCATCCACAGCAATGGGCTCAATCGCTCGAGCTATTTTTAGTACGTTTGTTGCATAATCGGTTGCTAAATCTTGTTCAGGTCGATTCCAGGTGCCATCGGCACAAATCACAATCCTTTTGCTCATTTTTATCTTCCTCAGTATCGACTAAAGCCCCATAGTCATATTGTTTAAAAAATCATCTACTATTAAAACTGAATATAAATGACATGAGAATTAGCCGAAATGATTAATCCAGCAGATTGCCTGTTAATGGTTGTTGATATACAAGGAAAACTCGCTCAAGTTATGCAGCAATCGTCAATGCTTCATCATAGGGTAGCCACGCTCATTGAGGGCGCAAAACTGTTTGATATGCCGATTATTTGGTTAGAGCAATTGCCAGATAAACTCGGCAGCACCTCAGAAGAGTTGGCACAACTATTAAGTCCAGTTTGCCAACCCATTGCCAAACAGCACTTTAGTAGCTGGCAATCTGTGCAAGTGCAAACCACTCTCGCACAACAAGGGCGTAAACAGGTTATCTTGTGTGGAATTGAAACGCATGTATGTGTATATCAAACCTGTAAAGACCTGCTCGAAAATGACTTTGACGTCCACATAGTTGCTGATGCCATGTCTTCAAGACAACTCGATAACAAGGTGCTTGGGATTCAAATGATGCTCAATTTAGGCGCTCAGTTGACCAATGTAGAATCGCTGCTGTTTGAATTACAACACCAAGCTCAAGGCGATAGATTTAAAGCGCTGCTCAAGCTAATTAAATGATCTTATGCTGCTAAACTGGCGTATCCTTGTCCATAGTTTCATTGGCCAATCACCAGCTTGAGATAGCATGAATAAATCACTTGATAGCAAAAATGTCACCAAAGTTCCTAGTAGTCGATTATCCAGGTTGTCAGCTTTTGGTAGCCTAGCCACTCGTCTTGCTGGAAATGTGATTAAAGAAGGTGTTAAGCAATACAGCCAAGGCCAAACGCCAAAACTTCAACAACTGGTATTAACCCCGACTAACATTGGCCATGTTGCAGATAAACTCGCGCAACTTCGCGG
This Shewanella aestuarii DNA region includes the following protein-coding sequences:
- a CDS encoding hydrolase yields the protein MINPADCLLMVVDIQGKLAQVMQQSSMLHHRVATLIEGAKLFDMPIIWLEQLPDKLGSTSEELAQLLSPVCQPIAKQHFSSWQSVQVQTTLAQQGRKQVILCGIETHVCVYQTCKDLLENDFDVHIVADAMSSRQLDNKVLGIQMMLNLGAQLTNVESLLFELQHQAQGDRFKALLKLIK
- a CDS encoding DUF2235 domain-containing protein, encoding MSKRIVICADGTWNRPEQDLATDYATNVLKIARAIEPIAVDGKLQQVFYDWGIGSYHDAFVAGATGRGLHKNIMDGYRYIVQNYAPGDEIWLFGFSRGAYTVRCLSGLIYNCGIIKRPEAKYIQQAFEHYKTQDSKYAPDGTKSVAFRAKYSHPSSDIAFIGVWDTVGAMGIPISFLGLFEDKDEFYDTKIGPNVNVARHALAIDEHRQDFAPTIWSPRNSTDIQQVWFAGSHSNVGGSYPPDEDGSSLSDIPLQWMMEQARLFGLSIENHLLSGIVPNPLAKLVNSRRKFYRIKTKTYRQLTAVESILVHPSVKLRWQQDSEYRPKNLVDYAKQHHW
- a CDS encoding cobalamin-binding protein produces the protein MLWLFTPLAQASNKQPLKIIALSPHAVEMLYAIGAGELIVATTDHADFPQAAKHIPRIGGYYGIQIERIIELEPDLIVVWQSGNKLEDINQIKRLGFNVFNSDPKNLDDVASELEALGELTGNQDKAAKVAANYRHQLADIRAENQLKSPVKVFYQLWSTPLMTVAKGSWIQYIIEACHGDNVFYDAASDYPQVSVENVLLTMPEVILQSQDEGNVLGVDWSKWPELPAVKEKHIYQLNADLLHRASPRAIQGVQLVCDTLNRARKA